The Lysobacter capsici genome has a segment encoding these proteins:
- the mobA gene encoding molybdenum cofactor guanylyltransferase yields MSIATSELTLGLLAGGRASRLGGLDKAWLQRDGVAQVLRLSRLYAPQVAQVLVSANRDLPRYAAAGLNAFADATPELGPLGGLDALATACATPWLFTVPVDAVTLDDRLLPALIAAQNGQGAYAIDDDGVQPLFALWPLAPLRRALSEALPQRRLAVRALQARLGMAGLRLDGLRFGNLNTPDDLAAAGYQADSRADPERCDPPPDRR; encoded by the coding sequence ATGAGCATCGCCACGTCCGAGCTGACCCTGGGCCTGTTGGCCGGCGGCCGCGCGTCGCGGCTCGGCGGGCTCGACAAGGCCTGGCTGCAGCGCGACGGCGTCGCCCAGGTGCTGCGCCTGTCGCGGCTGTACGCGCCGCAGGTCGCGCAGGTGCTGGTCAGCGCCAATCGCGATCTGCCGCGTTATGCCGCCGCCGGATTGAACGCATTCGCCGACGCGACGCCCGAGCTGGGCCCGCTCGGCGGCCTCGACGCATTGGCGACGGCCTGCGCCACGCCCTGGCTGTTCACCGTGCCGGTGGATGCGGTGACCCTCGACGATCGGCTGTTGCCGGCGCTGATCGCCGCGCAGAACGGGCAGGGCGCCTACGCGATCGACGACGACGGCGTGCAGCCGCTGTTCGCGCTGTGGCCGCTGGCGCCGTTGCGCCGCGCCTTGAGCGAGGCCTTGCCGCAGCGGCGTCTGGCCGTGCGCGCGTTGCAGGCGCGGTTGGGCATGGCCGGGCTGCGCCTGGATGGCCTACGCTTCGGCAATCTCAATACGCCCGACGATCTGGCCGCGGCCGGGTATCAGGCCGATTCCCGGGCCGATCCGGAGCGCTGCGATCCGCCGCCGGATCGGCGCTGA
- the glp gene encoding gephyrin-like molybdotransferase Glp, protein MSDFPTGLLFDDAMAIVAEVAAAHRLATESLSLPRCHGRVLARDIDAPLSLPPFDNSAMDGFALRHADLDGDDTALALVGEQFAGLAAGLSLGAGQCVRITTGAPLPAGADTVAIKENVRIDGDRVWVPATALGQNVRYAGEDVREGERVLRAGQLLTPARVSLAASLGLASLEVRRKPTVAVFTSGDELVEPGMPLAPGQIYDSNRDLLMGLLRADGLEPTAWPRLPDDPKQVEIALRDAACAFDLVFTCGAVSAGEKDHIPAVLGEFGAIHFWKVKMRPGMPLLFGSMDQARMLGLPGNPVSVMATYLSFGRALIDGLQGRAEPRPVWRARLVGSIEKTHPRREFIRARLLSDDDGVLRVDPNPATGSHRLRAAADSDALMVVAEGPQRLEDGTVMEVLPYSFG, encoded by the coding sequence ATGAGCGATTTCCCCACCGGCCTGCTGTTCGACGACGCCATGGCGATCGTCGCCGAGGTCGCCGCCGCGCATCGGCTCGCTACCGAGTCCCTGTCGCTGCCGCGTTGCCACGGCCGGGTGCTGGCGCGCGATATCGACGCGCCGCTGTCGCTGCCGCCGTTCGACAACAGCGCGATGGACGGGTTCGCCCTGCGTCACGCCGATCTCGACGGCGACGACACCGCGCTGGCCCTGGTCGGCGAACAATTTGCCGGTCTCGCTGCGGGCTTGAGCCTGGGCGCCGGGCAATGCGTGCGCATCACCACCGGCGCGCCGTTGCCGGCCGGCGCCGACACCGTGGCGATCAAGGAAAACGTGCGCATCGACGGCGATCGCGTGTGGGTGCCGGCGACCGCGCTCGGCCAGAACGTGCGTTATGCCGGCGAAGACGTGCGCGAAGGCGAGCGCGTGCTGCGCGCCGGGCAGCTGCTGACGCCCGCGCGGGTGTCGCTGGCGGCGTCGCTGGGCCTGGCTTCGCTGGAGGTGCGGCGCAAACCCACGGTCGCGGTGTTCACCAGTGGCGATGAGCTGGTCGAACCGGGCATGCCGCTGGCGCCGGGGCAGATCTACGACAGCAATCGCGATCTGCTGATGGGCTTGCTGCGCGCCGACGGTCTGGAACCGACCGCATGGCCGCGTTTGCCCGACGATCCCAAGCAAGTCGAAATCGCGCTGCGCGATGCCGCCTGCGCGTTCGATCTGGTGTTCACCTGCGGCGCGGTGTCGGCCGGCGAGAAGGACCACATCCCCGCGGTGCTCGGCGAATTCGGCGCGATCCATTTTTGGAAAGTGAAGATGCGCCCAGGCATGCCGCTGCTGTTCGGCAGCATGGACCAGGCGCGGATGCTGGGTCTGCCGGGCAATCCGGTGTCGGTGATGGCGACTTATCTCAGCTTCGGCCGCGCCCTGATCGACGGGCTGCAAGGCCGCGCCGAACCGCGCCCGGTGTGGCGCGCGCGGCTGGTCGGATCGATCGAGAAGACTCATCCGCGGCGCGAATTCATCCGTGCGCGCCTGCTCAGCGACGACGACGGCGTGTTGCGGGTCGATCCCAATCCGGCCACCGGCTCGCATCGCCTGCGCGCGGCGGCCGATTCCGATGCGCTGATGGTGGTGGCGGAAGGACCGCAGCGGTTAGAAGACGGGACGGTGATGGAGGTTTTGCCATATTCGTTTGGCTGA
- the moeB gene encoding molybdopterin-synthase adenylyltransferase MoeB: MNIEQISPAQARARQQAGAILIDVREPHERAAGQAEHALGIVKDALEADPRAHLPDRDAAIVLICQSGARSLRAAQTLLDAGYARVASVEGGTARWIAEGLPLAVLEQSDEQRDFYDRYSRHLRLPEVGEAGQRKLQAARVAMVGAGGLGSPAAFYLAAAGIGTLVLADDDVVDRSNLQRQILHTEDRIGVSKVESARIALNALNPRVRVETFAERISSDNVERLIGEADVVFDGADNFPVRYLLNDACVKLAKPLVYGAIHRFEGQVSVFDAGRHRGQCPCYRCLFPEPPPPEAAPNCAEAGVLGVLPGVVGLIQATEVVKLILGLGESLAGRLLHFDALAMRFRETRLRPDPDCPVCAAGRAFPGYIDYQAFCASG; encoded by the coding sequence ATGAACATCGAACAGATTTCCCCCGCGCAAGCGCGTGCGCGGCAGCAGGCCGGCGCGATCCTGATCGACGTGCGCGAGCCGCACGAACGCGCCGCCGGCCAGGCCGAGCATGCGCTGGGCATCGTCAAGGACGCGCTGGAAGCCGATCCGCGCGCGCATCTGCCCGACCGCGACGCCGCCATCGTGCTGATCTGCCAATCCGGCGCGCGTTCGTTGCGCGCCGCGCAGACCCTGCTTGATGCCGGTTACGCCCGGGTCGCCTCGGTCGAGGGCGGCACCGCGCGCTGGATCGCCGAAGGCCTGCCGCTGGCGGTGTTGGAGCAGTCCGACGAACAACGCGACTTCTACGATCGCTATTCGCGCCATCTGCGTCTGCCCGAAGTCGGCGAAGCCGGTCAGCGCAAGCTGCAGGCCGCGCGCGTGGCGATGGTCGGCGCGGGCGGGCTGGGTTCGCCGGCCGCGTTCTACCTGGCCGCGGCCGGGATCGGCACCCTGGTGCTGGCCGACGACGACGTGGTTGATCGCAGCAATCTGCAGCGGCAGATCCTGCACACCGAAGACCGGATCGGCGTGTCCAAGGTCGAATCGGCGCGGATCGCCTTGAACGCGCTCAACCCGCGGGTGCGGGTGGAGACCTTCGCCGAGCGGATCAGCTCCGACAATGTCGAGCGCCTGATCGGCGAGGCCGACGTGGTGTTCGACGGCGCCGACAATTTCCCGGTGCGCTATCTGCTCAACGATGCCTGCGTGAAACTGGCCAAGCCGTTGGTGTACGGCGCGATCCACCGGTTCGAAGGCCAGGTCAGCGTGTTCGATGCCGGCCGTCATCGCGGCCAGTGCCCGTGCTACCGCTGCCTGTTCCCCGAACCGCCGCCGCCGGAAGCCGCGCCCAACTGCGCCGAGGCCGGCGTGCTCGGCGTGTTGCCGGGCGTGGTCGGGCTGATCCAGGCCACCGAAGTGGTCAAGTTGATCCTAGGCCTGGGCGAATCGCTGGCCGGACGCCTGCTGCATTTCGACGCGCTGGCGATGCGCTTCCGCGAAACCCGGCTGCGGCCCGACCCCGATTGCCCCGTATGCGCGGCCGGTCGCGCGTTTCCCGGCTATATCGACTATCAGGCGTTCTGCGCTTCGGGCTAG
- a CDS encoding RidA family protein has protein sequence MERQVIHPTQVSYSQAHQITGFKRLLFISGQLPQCDACILPKDFDGQCRRAWANVERQLEAAGMDFSNLVKVTTFLTDRRMRKRNYEIRHEVLGEHSPALTVVIAELYEEGWMVEIEAIAAD, from the coding sequence ATGGAACGCCAAGTGATCCATCCCACCCAAGTGTCTTACTCGCAGGCGCACCAGATCACCGGTTTCAAGCGCCTGTTGTTCATCAGCGGCCAGTTGCCGCAATGCGACGCCTGCATCCTGCCCAAGGACTTCGACGGCCAATGCCGCCGCGCCTGGGCCAACGTCGAGCGCCAGCTCGAAGCGGCCGGGATGGATTTCAGCAACCTGGTCAAGGTCACCACCTTCCTGACCGACCGGCGCATGCGCAAGCGCAATTACGAAATCCGCCATGAAGTGCTGGGCGAGCATTCGCCGGCGCTGACGGTGGTGATCGCCGAGTTGTACGAGGAAGGCTGGATGGTGGAGATCGAGGCGATCGCGGCTGACTGA
- a CDS encoding alpha/beta hydrolase, whose amino-acid sequence MARNPRLLQSVTVLAGVAAAGYLSICGWLYFKQRELMYFPQNTRLGSDMTDYAVDRGDVVLRGWRLNAGREKALIYFGGNAERIENMRESLAQWFPDRTIYLVSYRGFGASEGQPEEAKLFADALAMFDQVAREHPKQPIAVIGRSLGSGVASYVAGQRPVERLALVTPFDSLSETAQAHYNWLPTRWLVRDRYDSVAHLRGYFGPILVVRASADDVIPPANTQRLIHSLQTRPQGLDVIQLNGADHHNIGQYPQYGQALRDFIH is encoded by the coding sequence ATGGCTCGCAACCCCCGTCTGCTCCAATCCGTCACCGTGCTCGCCGGCGTCGCCGCGGCCGGTTATCTCAGCATCTGCGGCTGGCTGTACTTCAAGCAGCGCGAGCTGATGTATTTCCCGCAGAACACCCGTCTTGGCTCGGACATGACCGATTACGCGGTCGATCGCGGCGATGTGGTGCTGCGCGGCTGGCGGCTCAACGCGGGCCGCGAAAAGGCCCTGATCTATTTCGGCGGTAACGCCGAACGCATCGAGAACATGCGCGAGTCGCTGGCGCAGTGGTTCCCCGATCGCACTATCTACCTGGTGTCCTACCGCGGCTTCGGCGCCAGCGAAGGCCAGCCCGAGGAAGCCAAGCTGTTCGCCGACGCGCTGGCGATGTTCGACCAGGTCGCGCGCGAGCATCCCAAGCAACCCATCGCGGTGATCGGCCGCAGCCTCGGCAGCGGCGTGGCCAGCTATGTCGCCGGCCAGCGGCCGGTCGAGCGCCTGGCGCTGGTGACCCCGTTCGACAGCCTCAGCGAAACCGCGCAAGCGCACTACAACTGGCTGCCGACGCGCTGGCTGGTGCGCGACCGCTACGACTCCGTCGCGCATCTGCGCGGTTATTTCGGCCCGATCCTGGTCGTGCGCGCGAGCGCCGACGACGTGATCCCGCCGGCCAACACCCAGCGTCTGATCCACTCGTTGCAAACGCGTCCGCAAGGATTGGACGTGATCCAGTTGAACGGCGCCGATCATCACAACATCGGCCAGTACCCGCAGTACGGTCAGGCTCTGAGGGATTTCATCCACTGA
- a CDS encoding DUF2272 domain-containing protein yields MYRCALLVLLSLSATLWPLRPALAADACPALRDQGAAADAATRIAAAACTENLLWFRPFIDTQGRLASAVVSEAETSRLQDGATETWRRTASYWRDTGLLQRMSGFAGAEQCFDPYGSGYSAVACRAFLIDNPWSAAFISYVMMKASVPGFRPSASHYDYVRDAYRGADQSPFQFLDPASATASPGDLLCAVRSSNRVYGFSGLTAALDANNGSLNMHCDVVVAVNPGNDGKAYLIGGNVQQGATMRLMAVNRNGQFWPLPLRSETQVECSPDTASACDMSKLDWAVLLKLKSESALAQLAPPTPLFAPQVAPASLQPSGCCVQCVVGSGVPRCPNPNTPGIRPEQN; encoded by the coding sequence ATGTACCGCTGCGCTTTGTTGGTTTTGCTGAGTCTGTCGGCAACGTTGTGGCCGCTGCGGCCCGCGCTCGCCGCCGACGCCTGTCCCGCATTGCGCGACCAGGGCGCGGCCGCGGATGCGGCCACCCGTATCGCGGCGGCGGCCTGCACCGAGAATCTGCTGTGGTTCCGGCCCTTCATCGACACCCAGGGCCGGCTCGCCAGCGCGGTGGTCAGCGAAGCGGAAACCTCGCGCCTGCAGGACGGCGCCACCGAGACCTGGCGCCGCACCGCCAGTTATTGGCGCGACACCGGCCTGCTTCAGCGCATGAGCGGTTTCGCCGGCGCGGAGCAATGCTTCGATCCTTACGGCAGCGGCTATTCGGCGGTGGCCTGCCGCGCCTTCCTGATCGATAACCCGTGGTCGGCGGCGTTTATTTCCTACGTGATGATGAAAGCGTCGGTGCCCGGGTTCCGGCCGTCGGCCAGCCATTACGACTACGTGCGCGACGCGTATCGCGGCGCCGACCAGAGCCCGTTTCAGTTCCTCGATCCGGCCAGCGCGACCGCGTCGCCCGGCGATCTGCTGTGCGCGGTGCGCTCGAGCAACCGGGTCTACGGTTTTTCGGGCCTGACCGCCGCGCTCGACGCCAACAACGGTTCGCTCAACATGCATTGCGACGTGGTCGTCGCGGTCAATCCCGGCAACGACGGCAAGGCTTATCTGATCGGCGGCAACGTCCAGCAGGGCGCGACCATGCGGCTGATGGCGGTCAACCGCAACGGCCAGTTCTGGCCGCTGCCGCTGCGCAGCGAAACCCAGGTCGAGTGTTCACCCGACACCGCCTCGGCCTGCGACATGAGCAAGCTCGACTGGGCGGTGCTGCTCAAGCTCAAGTCCGAATCGGCTTTGGCCCAGCTCGCGCCGCCGACGCCGCTGTTCGCCCCGCAGGTCGCGCCGGCGTCGTTGCAGCCGTCGGGCTGCTGCGTGCAGTGCGTGGTGGGCTCGGGCGTGCCGCGTTGCCCGAATCCCAATACGCCGGGGATCCGGCCGGAGCAGAACTGA
- a CDS encoding DUF1244 domain-containing protein, whose amino-acid sequence MSHPVPPVDPTPQDHETIAIQAAAFRRLLAHLMHERSDVQNIDLMILAGFCRNCLGDWYRDAAQARGIDMSKDEAREAIYGMPFAQWKAQFQREATPEQLAAFEAAQKKHG is encoded by the coding sequence ATGAGCCATCCCGTCCCGCCCGTCGATCCCACGCCGCAGGACCACGAAACCATCGCGATCCAGGCCGCCGCGTTCCGCCGCCTGCTCGCCCACCTCATGCACGAGCGCAGCGACGTGCAGAACATCGACCTGATGATCCTGGCCGGCTTCTGCCGCAACTGCCTGGGCGACTGGTACCGCGACGCGGCGCAGGCGCGCGGCATCGACATGAGCAAGGACGAGGCGCGCGAAGCGATCTACGGCATGCCGTTCGCGCAGTGGAAGGCGCAGTTCCAGCGCGAAGCGACGCCGGAGCAACTGGCGGCGTTCGAGGCGGCGCAGAAAAAGCACGGCTGA
- the folD gene encoding bifunctional methylenetetrahydrofolate dehydrogenase/methenyltetrahydrofolate cyclohydrolase FolD, giving the protein MTPPSHPARILDGKRIAEDLLDNLKAQVDARVAAGQSRPGLAVVLVGNDPASSVYVRNKRRAAQKVGIRAIDYDLPADTGDEQLLALIDRLNADPEVHGILVQLPLPDRRDATALIHRIDPKKDVDGFHPENVGHLVLRQFGLRPCTPRGITTLLGYTDRPVRGQSATVVGVSNHVGRPMALELLIAGCTVTSCHKFTPPEVLEASVRGADILVVAAGRPGLIPGEWVKPGAVVIDVGINRLDDGRLVGDIGFDAAAQRASWITPVPGGVGPMTVATLMQNTLEAAEAGDRG; this is encoded by the coding sequence ATGACGCCTCCTTCGCACCCGGCCCGCATCCTCGACGGCAAGCGCATCGCCGAGGACCTGCTCGACAACCTCAAGGCCCAGGTCGACGCGCGCGTCGCCGCCGGCCAGTCGCGGCCCGGTCTGGCGGTGGTGCTGGTCGGCAACGATCCGGCCTCCAGCGTCTACGTGCGCAACAAGCGCCGCGCCGCGCAGAAGGTCGGCATCCGCGCGATCGACTACGACCTGCCGGCCGATACCGGCGACGAGCAGCTGCTGGCGCTGATCGACCGGCTCAACGCCGACCCCGAGGTCCACGGCATCCTGGTGCAGCTGCCGCTGCCCGACCGCCGCGACGCCACCGCGCTGATCCACCGCATCGACCCGAAGAAGGACGTCGATGGCTTCCATCCCGAGAACGTCGGCCATCTGGTCCTGCGCCAGTTCGGCCTGCGTCCATGCACGCCGCGCGGCATCACCACCTTGCTGGGCTACACCGACCGGCCGGTGCGCGGGCAGAGCGCGACCGTGGTCGGGGTCAGCAACCACGTCGGCCGGCCGATGGCGCTGGAACTGCTGATCGCCGGCTGCACCGTCACCAGCTGCCACAAGTTCACCCCGCCCGAGGTGCTGGAAGCCTCGGTGCGCGGCGCCGACATCCTGGTGGTCGCCGCCGGCCGTCCGGGGCTGATCCCGGGCGAATGGGTCAAGCCCGGCGCGGTGGTGATCGACGTGGGCATCAACCGCCTGGACGACGGCCGCCTGGTCGGCGACATCGGCTTCGACGCCGCCGCCCAGCGCGCCAGCTGGATCACCCCGGTCCCGGGCGGGGTCGGGCCGATGACGGTGGCGACGTTGATGCAGAACACGTTGGAGGCCGCGGAGGCGGGGGATCGGGGTTAA